Below is a genomic region from candidate division KSB1 bacterium.
GCAACGCATTCAGGCGCTGGTGAATGAGTTTCACCCTGGCGTGATCGGTTTCACTTGTACCACCCCGGGGATGGCGCGCGCCCATGAGATCGCAGCCGATATTAAAAAGGTCAATCCAGAAATCAAAGTCGTGATGGGAAACATTCATCCGACTGTCCTGCCCGAGGAGACGCTTCGGGATGTCAATGTGGATTTAGTGGTGCGCGGTGAGGGCGAGTTTACCATGCTGGAATATTTGCAAGCATTGGAGCATAAGGGGGACATCAGCAAAATAGATGGCATCTCGTATCGACTCAATGGAGGGTATTATCATACTGGACAACGCGCCTATGAGAAAGATCTGGATGTATTTCCACCAGTCAATTGGAAGCTGTTGACGGATTTTCACAGCAGTTATGTGATCGAATGGATTCTCACGTCACGAGGCTGTCCGTACAAGTGCGTTTTTTGCTCAGCGCGCAGCATCTCCGGGTACAAATATCGCTTTAATAGTCCGCAGCGGGTGATCCACGAAGTGGATAATGTGGTCAATAATTATGGGGCAAGATTCTTCAGCTTCGCTGATGATAACTTTGTGGTGAAAAAAGATCGAGCCCGCCAAATTTGCAACCTGCTGATCGAGCGCGGCTATCATAAATATACCAAATGGTTGTGCCAGACCCGCGCAGATGCGGTGGATCAGCCCCTGCTGGAGCTAATGCGGGAGGCCGGCTGTGAATATATCAGCTTTGGCATCGAGACAGGCACACAGCGGCTATTGGATTTGATCGGGAAAAGCTTAAAGATCGAAACAATCGAAAAAGCAGTGAATCTGGCGCATCAAGTGGGTATCAAGACGCGGGGATCGTTTATGCTCGGGTTGCCCACAGAGACGCGTGAGGAATCGCTGGCGACCATTGACTTTGCACTTCGGCTGCCGCTCGATATTGCTAAATTCAATCTTGCAGTGCCATATCCGGGCACCGAATTGTTGAACATGGCCATTGCAGAGGGGCTTCAGGTAACCGGCGATTGGTCGAAAATCAATACCGCGGCTGGGCTGAGCGATACGCAAGCGTTCTATATCCCCAAAGGCCGCACCATGGCCGAACTGGCCAAACTGCAGAAGATGGCCCATGCCAAATTTTATCTGCGACCAAAGCAGATCTGGCGTATCCTCAAACGTGAGAATATCGATTTCAATCTGCCAAAAATCAGATCGCCACGTCAATTCTTCGAGCTTATGGGGGCAGCCGCCGAATTTCTGGTGCATACCATCAAAAAATAACTGGCTTCTCCCTCCGCAGCCTCGACTATTTGATCGTATGTTAGGCAGTTAAGCCAACCGGCAGAAACCATATTCACCGCTGGGTGATCCGCTCTCATGATCGGATCGGTCTTGATCTACCGAGAGGTGGGAGTCGTATTCGATCGAAACAACAATCATTGAAGTTTGCTGGTTTCGCCGCCGCGGAGTAGCGGATCATGCAGAGTAAATTCGGTCAGGAAGCGAGACACGCTTGCGGGGGATGCTGCGTCAATTTTAACAGGCTGTCCGAAAACTTTCGGATGTTAGGATAAAAACCAGCAACCAAATCAATACGGCCGAACGGAGAGCGGTTGGAAAAGTAGAATCGCCCTTTGCTACAAGAATGAGATGAATCAGTGATAGTTAAATTTTGTGGGGAGCATTATGAAACGCTGCAGAGTAATTGGCATTGCTTTGAGCTGGTTGCTCAGTTGGTCGATGATGATATTCGGTCAAACGGAACCAATTGATTCAAATTCTGGGAGCATGATCCCAGTAGCATCATTTTATGGTCGGGAATACATTGAGCGGATCGGCTACGCGGTGGCCGGAGCTGGAGATGTTAATGGGGATGGATTTGACGACTTTTTGATTGGCACCTTTCACAACGCTGTGATGGGAGCCGACGCAGGGGCCGTTTATCTATTTTTGGGTCACCGCTATCTCCGCTGGACAATGAACGATACCGTCAATCATGCAGATGCTCGGCTGTTGGGCCAGCAAGCATATGATGCGGCTGGGTATTCGGTGGCTTGTAACGGCGACCTGAACGGCGATGGTCTGGACGATATGATCATCGGCGCTCCGGCTGGCAATGATAAGGTGCCTTATATGCCTGGACGGGTTTATATTTTGTTCGGCCGCAAAAAAGCCAATTGGGGCTATTATTTCCGCTTGTATGACAATTGCGATGCGATTTATGAGGGCGAAGGCAATCAAGACCTCGCTGGTTTATCAGTAGCCTATATTGGCGATTTGAATGGTGATGGATATGATGATTTTTTGGTTGGTGCACCATTTCGTAATGGGAAGTATGTGGATCAGGGCCAGGTGTACCTCATTTTAGGGCGAGCCACGCCATGGCTTAAGACGGATTATTTAGCCTACGCAGATGCGACATTTATTTACGAGGTAAGCAGTGCTAAAACTGGTTACTCAGTGGCGGGAATTGGAGATGTGAATGTCGATGGGATCCCAGATTTCGCAATAGGCGCTTATGGAGCCAGTCACGTGTTTGTCCTGTATGGACGACCCAAAGTCAATTGGGGGAAAAATTTTGATCTGGAAAATGCAGATGTGATAATCTATGGCGAGAACCGATGGTCGAAGGAAGGTGTGGGTTGGCGGGTAGCGGGGGGCAGTGATGTCAATGGCGATGGCATCTCCGATCTGTTGATCTCGGCCACGCAAAATAGCGATCACGGAACTCGCTCTGGAATGGTCTATGTGTTGTTCGGCAAGAGAGGCGGCTGGGGCGTCTCGGAGATCTCTCTCAATAACGCCGATGCCTCATATTATGGTGAGCAACCAGGCGACCAAGCCGGATGGGGATTGGCGATGGCCGGGGATGTCAATGGTGATGGTTTCGGCGATATCCTGGTTGGGACTTATAAAGATGAAAATGGCCCAGTTAATGGTAAAGCCTATCTCATCAAAGGAAAAGCCTCTGGCTGGCAAAGAGATGTTTCCTTGACTACTGTGCCAGATTTTTGTGAGCGAAGTCCTGAGGGCATTGGGTATGCGGTCGCTTCGGCCGGCGATTTTGACGCGGATGGCCTCGCCGATTATGTGATTAGCGCGCCGTTCAACAGCGACATACAAAAATGGAACGGCAAGGTATATCTGTTCACCAGCCAGGAGGTGCCCTATGAAATTTCAGGACAGGTGACCTATCATCGAACTGGCCAACCCATTCCTCAAGTGATGGTGAAATTGGATACGCTTGCTGTTGCCGCTGATACCACCGATGGACTGGGTCGCTATCAAATTTTAGTGCGCGGCAAGCACGATCACACCGTTGCCATGGAAAAACTGATCAGAAGCGATCTGGGATCAGCCGTCAGCGCTTATGATGCGGCGTTGATCGCTCAAATGGCAGTGAAATTGTCTGTGCCCGATACCATCCATCGCGAAGCTGGTGATGTGAATAACGATGGCAAGGTCAGTATGTACGATGCCGCAAACACACTCCGCTGCGCCGTGCAATTACCAGCATTGCCGAACACTTATGCTGGCCAATGGGTTTTTACCCCTTCCAGCATGACTTATGATTCCGTTACCCACCATTATTCAAACCAGAACTACGTTGGTTTTGTTAGAGGTGATGTGGACGGCAACTGGCGGGCGCCTGGCTCTGGGTTGGCAAAAAGCGAAGATGGTAGCACGGGGCTGCAATTTCAGGCTGTTGTCAATGGCGATGAGCTTCGGTTGCCCATAGAATTAAATTTCGATTTCTCCATGATCTCTTTCGATCTCCACATCAGCTATCCCCAAGCATTCTTAAAATTGAAGGCGGTTGAACCTTCAACAAAGATCGCTAATTTTCAATTAGCTGTCAATTCTGAACTCAGCGGACAGGTGAAGGCGGCTGGCTTTGGCCTACAATCTATTGTTGCCCATGGGCCTATTTTGGTTTTCGTTTTTGAAACGATCAAGCCGATCGATAACGCTTGCCAGCTTCAGATCGATCATTTTGCAGTGAATCAGCAATGTTTCGCTGCGAGGGTAAAGTTGGCGGGTGCTGAACCCTTATCTAATTTGCCGCAACGGTTCGAGCTCCTTCAAAATTATCCCAATCCCTTCAATGGCACAACTCTCATACGATTTGCGGTTCCGCATACTGGTAAGATTCGATTGACCATTTATAATTTGCTTGGAGAAGAAGTGAATACACTGATCGATGAGACGGTAGCGCCAGGCAAATATCATGTGAATTGGGATGGAAAAAATAGAAATGGAGCCGCTGTTGCCTCAGGAATTTACATTGCGAGAATGGACCATCCATCAGGATCGGAGCAGATTAAGCTCATCTATATGCAATAGGGGGAGTAATTCATGACTGGAAGAATTTGGTTTGAGAAGTATGTTTTGATACTTTTGATGAACTTGATGCTGATCAAAGGCGTTGCGGGACAAAATGGAGATCAAGCGGTTTTGGGCCAGATTTATCCAGACGCAACCTTCATTTGCAAGAACGCCAACGAGCGGTGCGGCTATTCTATGGCCGGGGCTGGGGATGTCAATGGCGACGGGTTCAGCGATTTTATGGTAGCCGCATATCACAACTATCTTCACGGTTGGAATTCTGGTGGGGTGTATTTGATCACCGGCGCATTGAATCAGCGATGGGGAATGAATGTCGATATCGAAGCCGCAGCAACAGCAGTATTTCGAGGCAGCCAAGATTACGATATGGTCGGTTATTGTGTGGCGGGCAAAGGCGATTTCAATGGCGATGGACTGAGCGATATGATTATCGGTGCGCCAGGCACCTGGGATCGAATGCCCGAAACTCCAGGATGGGCTTATCTGGTGTTTGGGAAAAAGGAAATGGATTGGGGCAAAGATTATCAATTGGAGGCCTCCGCCGATGTGAAAATCGTGGGCGAAAAGCCCCTGGATCAATTTGGCTATGCGGTCTCTTTCGTCGGTGACATCAATCATGATGGGTATGACGACATCATCTGTGGCGCACCTTATCGCAATCAATATCAAAAATGGGATGGCAAGGCGTATTTAATTTTGGGTGCTGCCCAGGGTTGGGATGGCAATCATCTGGTGGCGAAAAAAGCCGTGGCATCTTTCGTGTTTCCAGCCGAACAAGCGTTGACCGGCTATTCGGTCGCTGGAGTGGGCGATGTGAATCAGGATGGCACACCAGATTTTGTGATTGGCGTGCCTGGAGCTAATGTCGCCTGTTTAATATTGGGTAGACCAGCCGTCGATTGGGGGCTCGATTTTGATCTGCGGAATGCTGACTCTAAATTCTGGGGCGAGGTTGATGGCGATTACGCCGGCT
It encodes:
- a CDS encoding B12-binding domain-containing radical SAM protein, which encodes MTNYKRILLVNPAIDKEKKYGKLVSMMLTPSVPLSIVFLGTFLESQGYEVRLFDEQIEWLDEQRIQALVNEFHPGVIGFTCTTPGMARAHEIAADIKKVNPEIKVVMGNIHPTVLPEETLRDVNVDLVVRGEGEFTMLEYLQALEHKGDISKIDGISYRLNGGYYHTGQRAYEKDLDVFPPVNWKLLTDFHSSYVIEWILTSRGCPYKCVFCSARSISGYKYRFNSPQRVIHEVDNVVNNYGARFFSFADDNFVVKKDRARQICNLLIERGYHKYTKWLCQTRADAVDQPLLELMREAGCEYISFGIETGTQRLLDLIGKSLKIETIEKAVNLAHQVGIKTRGSFMLGLPTETREESLATIDFALRLPLDIAKFNLAVPYPGTELLNMAIAEGLQVTGDWSKINTAAGLSDTQAFYIPKGRTMAELAKLQKMAHAKFYLRPKQIWRILKRENIDFNLPKIRSPRQFFELMGAAAEFLVHTIKK
- a CDS encoding FG-GAP-like repeat-containing protein — encoded protein: MKRCRVIGIALSWLLSWSMMIFGQTEPIDSNSGSMIPVASFYGREYIERIGYAVAGAGDVNGDGFDDFLIGTFHNAVMGADAGAVYLFLGHRYLRWTMNDTVNHADARLLGQQAYDAAGYSVACNGDLNGDGLDDMIIGAPAGNDKVPYMPGRVYILFGRKKANWGYYFRLYDNCDAIYEGEGNQDLAGLSVAYIGDLNGDGYDDFLVGAPFRNGKYVDQGQVYLILGRATPWLKTDYLAYADATFIYEVSSAKTGYSVAGIGDVNVDGIPDFAIGAYGASHVFVLYGRPKVNWGKNFDLENADVIIYGENRWSKEGVGWRVAGGSDVNGDGISDLLISATQNSDHGTRSGMVYVLFGKRGGWGVSEISLNNADASYYGEQPGDQAGWGLAMAGDVNGDGFGDILVGTYKDENGPVNGKAYLIKGKASGWQRDVSLTTVPDFCERSPEGIGYAVASAGDFDADGLADYVISAPFNSDIQKWNGKVYLFTSQEVPYEISGQVTYHRTGQPIPQVMVKLDTLAVAADTTDGLGRYQILVRGKHDHTVAMEKLIRSDLGSAVSAYDAALIAQMAVKLSVPDTIHREAGDVNNDGKVSMYDAANTLRCAVQLPALPNTYAGQWVFTPSSMTYDSVTHHYSNQNYVGFVRGDVDGNWRAPGSGLAKSEDGSTGLQFQAVVNGDELRLPIELNFDFSMISFDLHISYPQAFLKLKAVEPSTKIANFQLAVNSELSGQVKAAGFGLQSIVAHGPILVFVFETIKPIDNACQLQIDHFAVNQQCFAARVKLAGAEPLSNLPQRFELLQNYPNPFNGTTLIRFAVPHTGKIRLTIYNLLGEEVNTLIDETVAPGKYHVNWDGKNRNGAAVASGIYIARMDHPSGSEQIKLIYMQ